The proteins below come from a single Molothrus ater isolate BHLD 08-10-18 breed brown headed cowbird chromosome 3, BPBGC_Mater_1.1, whole genome shotgun sequence genomic window:
- the TBXT gene encoding T-box transcription factor T isoform X2 yields MSSPGAEGAGKPPQYRVDHLLSAVESELQAGSEKGDPTERELRVALEDSELWLRFKELTNEMIVTKNGRRMFPVLKVSVSGLDPNAMYSFLLDFVAADGHRWKYVNGEWVPGGKPEPQAPSCVYIHPDSPNFGAHWMKAPVSFSKVKLTNKLNGGGQIMLNSLHKYEPRIHIVRVGGPQRMITSHSFPETQFIAVTAYQNEEITALKIKYNPFAKAFLDAKERSDHKDMMEEVGDNQQSGYSQLGSWLIPGSGALCPPANAHAQFGAGLSLSPAHSCDRYSSLRSHRPAPYSSPYAHRNSSPAYADNSSACLSMLQSHDNWSSLGVTTHTAMLPMGHSTGTATSSSQYPNLWSVSNSSITPVSQPSGMSNGLSSQFLRGSPGPYSALPHAVPAASSASPLYDGTAPTDLPDSQYDTSAHARLAPTWTPVTSPSM; encoded by the exons ATGAGCTCCCCCGGCGCGGAGGGCGCGGGCAAGCCCCCGCAGTACCGCGTGGACCACCTGCTGAGCGCCGTGGAGAGCGAGCTGCAGGCGGGCAGCGAGAAGGGGGACCCCACGGAGCGGGAGCTGCGCGTGGCGCTGGAGGACAGCGAGCTGTGGCTGCGCTTTAAGGAGCTCACCAACGAGATGATCGTCACCAAGAACGGCAG GAGGATGTTCCCGGTGCTGAAGGTGAGCGTGTCGGGGCTGGACCCCAACGCCATGTACTCCTTCCTGCTGGACTTCGTGGCGGCCGACGGGCACCGCTGGAAGTACGTGAACGGGGAGTGGGTGCCCGGCGGGAAGCCGGAGCCGCAGGCGCCCAGCTGCGTCTACATCCACCCCGACTCGCCCAACTTCGGCGCGCACTGGATGAAGGCGCCCGTCTCCTTCAGTAAAGTCAAACTCACCAACAAGCTCAACGGCGGCGGGCAG ATCATGTTGAACTCCCTGCACAAGTATGAGCCAAGGATCCACATTGTGCGAGTGGGTGGCCCGCAGCGGATGATCACCAGCCATTCCTTCCCAGAAACCCAGTTTATAGCTGTGACAGCCTACCAGAACGAGGAG atcacagctttaaaaattaaatacaatcCGTTTGCAAAGGCATTTCTTGATGCAAAAGAAAG GAGTGATCACAAAGACATGATGGAAGAAGTGGGGGACAATCAGCAGTCTGGGTATTCACAGT TAGGTAGCTGGCTCATTCCTGGCAGcggggctctgtgccccccGGCCAACGCCCACGCGCAGTTTGGAGCCGGGCTGTCgctgtcccctgcccacagctgtgACAGGTACTCCTCGCTCAGGAGCCACCGGCCCGCGCCCTACAGCAGCCCCTACGCgcacaggaacagctccccag CCTATGCTGACAactcctctgcctgcctgtccATGCTGCAGTCCCATGACAACTGGTCTTCTCTGGGAGTTACTACACACACAGCCATGCTGCCCATGGgtcacagcactggcacagctaCCAGCTCCAG CCAGTACCCCAACCTGTGGTCCGTGAGCAACAGCAGCATCACGCCGGTGTCCCAGCCGAGCGGGATGTCCAACGGGCTGAGCTCCCAGTTCCTGCGTGGCTCTCCAGGACCCTACTCGGCCCTGCCCCACGCGGTGccagcagcctcctctgcctcGCCCCTGTACGATGGCACAGCACCCACCGACCTGCCCGACAGCCAGTATGACACCTCTGCACATGCCAGGCTGGCACCCACATGGACACCTGTCACCTCCCCTTCCATGTAA
- the TBXT gene encoding T-box transcription factor T isoform X1 — translation MSSPGAEGAGKPPQYRVDHLLSAVESELQAGSEKGDPTERELRVALEDSELWLRFKELTNEMIVTKNGRRMFPVLKVSVSGLDPNAMYSFLLDFVAADGHRWKYVNGEWVPGGKPEPQAPSCVYIHPDSPNFGAHWMKAPVSFSKVKLTNKLNGGGQIMLNSLHKYEPRIHIVRVGGPQRMITSHSFPETQFIAVTAYQNEEITALKIKYNPFAKAFLDAKERSDHKDMMEEVGDNQQSGYSQLGSWLIPGSGALCPPANAHAQFGAGLSLSPAHSCDRYSSLRSHRPAPYSSPYAHRNSSPAAYADNSSACLSMLQSHDNWSSLGVTTHTAMLPMGHSTGTATSSSQYPNLWSVSNSSITPVSQPSGMSNGLSSQFLRGSPGPYSALPHAVPAASSASPLYDGTAPTDLPDSQYDTSAHARLAPTWTPVTSPSM, via the exons ATGAGCTCCCCCGGCGCGGAGGGCGCGGGCAAGCCCCCGCAGTACCGCGTGGACCACCTGCTGAGCGCCGTGGAGAGCGAGCTGCAGGCGGGCAGCGAGAAGGGGGACCCCACGGAGCGGGAGCTGCGCGTGGCGCTGGAGGACAGCGAGCTGTGGCTGCGCTTTAAGGAGCTCACCAACGAGATGATCGTCACCAAGAACGGCAG GAGGATGTTCCCGGTGCTGAAGGTGAGCGTGTCGGGGCTGGACCCCAACGCCATGTACTCCTTCCTGCTGGACTTCGTGGCGGCCGACGGGCACCGCTGGAAGTACGTGAACGGGGAGTGGGTGCCCGGCGGGAAGCCGGAGCCGCAGGCGCCCAGCTGCGTCTACATCCACCCCGACTCGCCCAACTTCGGCGCGCACTGGATGAAGGCGCCCGTCTCCTTCAGTAAAGTCAAACTCACCAACAAGCTCAACGGCGGCGGGCAG ATCATGTTGAACTCCCTGCACAAGTATGAGCCAAGGATCCACATTGTGCGAGTGGGTGGCCCGCAGCGGATGATCACCAGCCATTCCTTCCCAGAAACCCAGTTTATAGCTGTGACAGCCTACCAGAACGAGGAG atcacagctttaaaaattaaatacaatcCGTTTGCAAAGGCATTTCTTGATGCAAAAGAAAG GAGTGATCACAAAGACATGATGGAAGAAGTGGGGGACAATCAGCAGTCTGGGTATTCACAGT TAGGTAGCTGGCTCATTCCTGGCAGcggggctctgtgccccccGGCCAACGCCCACGCGCAGTTTGGAGCCGGGCTGTCgctgtcccctgcccacagctgtgACAGGTACTCCTCGCTCAGGAGCCACCGGCCCGCGCCCTACAGCAGCCCCTACGCgcacaggaacagctccccag CAGCCTATGCTGACAactcctctgcctgcctgtccATGCTGCAGTCCCATGACAACTGGTCTTCTCTGGGAGTTACTACACACACAGCCATGCTGCCCATGGgtcacagcactggcacagctaCCAGCTCCAG CCAGTACCCCAACCTGTGGTCCGTGAGCAACAGCAGCATCACGCCGGTGTCCCAGCCGAGCGGGATGTCCAACGGGCTGAGCTCCCAGTTCCTGCGTGGCTCTCCAGGACCCTACTCGGCCCTGCCCCACGCGGTGccagcagcctcctctgcctcGCCCCTGTACGATGGCACAGCACCCACCGACCTGCCCGACAGCCAGTATGACACCTCTGCACATGCCAGGCTGGCACCCACATGGACACCTGTCACCTCCCCTTCCATGTAA